The Actinomycetota bacterium genome contains the following window.
GTCGTCCCGGCCGCCCTGGTGGCCGGTGCCCTCCTGCCTGACTACGCCCTGGCCCGCCGCGCCAGGCAGCGCCAGGGCCGCATCCGCAACGCCCTACCCGACACGCTCGACCAACTGACGATATGCGTCGAAGCAGGTCTGGGGTTCGACGCCGCCCTGGCCAAGGTCGCATCCACCGGTCACGGGCCGCTCAGCGAAGAGTTGCGCCGAGCCCTTCAGGACGTGCAGCTCGGAGCGTCGCGCAAGGAGGCGCTACGGCGGCTGACCGAGGACACCGACGTGGCCGAGCTCCGCCAGTTCGCCCATGCCGTCTCTCAGGCCGAGAGCTACGGGGTGCCCATTGCCGCCGTTCTCCGGGCGCAGTCCGTCGAGCAACGGGACAAGCGGTCGTCGCGGGCCGAGGAGCGTGCCCAGAAGATGCCCGTGAAGCTGGTGTTCCCGCTCGTCTTCTGCATCCTGCCGTCACTCTTCGTGGTCGTCCTGGGCCCTGCGCTGCTGCGCATCACCCGTGGTCTCGGTTGACGTCACCCGGCCACCGCCCCGCCACCGGTCCCTGGGTACCATTGCGGGTTGTGACGAAGGACTGTCGCGGCTGGGCGGGCTGACCCCACGAGCCCATGTGCACGCCTCGTCAGGCCCATCGGGTGGCCTTCCCTGAGTGGCCCCGCGCCCAATGAGCGAGGGTAGCCAGCGCGGCCTGGGGACCGAGGTGCTCCACGCGGCCCCGGACGGCATCTTCGCCGTGGACCTCCAGGGCCGCTGCCTCTTCATGAACGAGGCGGCCGCCGAGGCCCTCGGGTACCAGCCGGGTGAGCTGGAGGGCAGGGACATACACGAGGTCATCCATAGCCGACGGGCCGACGGCTCGCCTTACCCCGCCGAGTTCTGCCCCATGAACCGGGCCATGCGCGACCGGACTTCGAGCCGCACGCCCCACGAGGTCCTCTGGCGGTCGGACGGCACGTGCTTCCCCGTCGAATACACCACCGGCCCCATCTGGCGGGACGGCCGGGTCGCGGGCGCAGTGGTCATGTTCCGGGACACGACCGACCAGCGCCTCTACCTGCTCTCGATGCAGGCGCAGCTGGCCAGGACCGCCGCCCAGGCGGCCTTGCTCGACCTCACCCCGGTGAGCATCGTCGTACGCGACATCGAGGGCAGAGCCTCGTTCTGGAACGTAGGGGCCGAACGCCTCTTCGGCTGGACGCGGGCCGAGGCCGTCGGGCAACCGGTGCATGCCCTCCTGCGGACCGAGCTACCGGCGCCCCTGGGGGAGATCCACGAGATGCTCGTCGAGGCGGGCCAGTGGGAGGGTGAGCTCAGGCACCGGAGCCGGGACGGCCGCTTGGTGGTGGCCGCCAGCCAGTGGTCACTGCGCCGTGACGACCAGGGCCAGCCCGACGCTGTCCTCGAAGTAAGCGTGGACATGACCAGGGCGGCGGCGGCCGACGCCAAGTTCCGGGGCCTGCTCGAAGCCGCCCCCGACGCCATCTTGGGCGTCGACGGCGAGGGGCGGATAGCTCTGGTCAACGCCCAGGCCGAGCACCTGTTCGGGTACTCCCGAGAGGAGCTCATGGGCCAGGACGTCGAGATCCTGGTACCGGAAGCGGCCCGGGGAGTACACCCCGGGCACCGGGCCGGGTACTTCCTCGAACCGCGGGCGCGGCCCATGGGGGCCGGGATGCAGCTGTCCGCCCGGCGCCGCGACGGCAGTGAGTTCCCAGCTGAGATCAGCCTCTCGGCTCTCGTCACCGAGCAGGGCGTACTCGTCTCCGCGGCCGTGCGCGACGTCTCCGAACGGATCGAGGCCCAAGCGGCTCGCGAGCGGCTCAAGGCGGAAGCCGAACGTGCCCGGCTCGAGAGCCAGTTGCGGCAGTCACAGAGGCTCGAGAGCCTCGGGCAGTTGGCGGGAGGGGTGGCCCACGACTTCAACAACCTCCTGGCGGTGATCCTCAGCTATTCCGGGTTCGTGGCCGAGGAGCTCGAGGCCGAGGTAGCCGAGCGGCCCGAGAGCCGGTGGGCGGCGGTACGCAACGACGTGGCCCAGATCCAGCGGGCCGCCGAGCGCGCCACCCGCCTCACCCATCAGCTCCTGGCCTTCGGGCGACGAGAGGTGGTGCGGCCGGAGGTCCTCAGCCTCAACGACCGGGTAGCCGAGACCGAGCAGATGCTGCGGCGCACCATCGGGGAGCACATCAAGCTTCGTACCGCGCTGGCTCCTGACCTGTGGAGCGTGCTCGCTGACCCCGGACAGATCGACCAGGTGCTGGTGAACCTGGCAGTCAACGCCCGTGACGCAATGACCGCGGGCGGTGAGCTCACCATCGGGACCGCCAATGTCGAGGTCACCGATGGCCCCGAAGGGCACGACGTCAGCCCGGCCGGGGCCCCCGGTATGCCCCCGGGGCGCTACGCGTGCCTGCGGGTAGAGGACACGGGTACGGGTATCCCGCGCGAGCACCTCGACCGGGTCTTCGAGCCCTTCTTCACCACCAAACCGAAGGGCCAGGGCACCGGGCTCGGCCTGGCCACCGTCTACGGGATCATCGCCCAGGCCGGGGGCCACGCCCACATCGCCTCCGAGCCGGGCCGGGGGACGACGGTGTCCGCCCTTCTGCCCGCCGTCGCGGCCGCACCCGCGTCCGGCGCCGCCGGCCCGGCCGCGTATGCCGGCGGGACCGGCCAGACGGTCCTGGTCGTCGAGGACGAGGACGCCATCCGTGAGGTGACGCGCCGGGTGCTGGCCCGCAACGGCTACCGGGTCCTGGAAGCCGCGGGCGGGGCCGAGGCCCTCGCCATCGCTCTCGAGCACGGCGAGGACATCGACCTGCTGCTGACCGACGTGATCATGCCGAACATGTTGGGCAAGGAGGTTGCCCAGAGAGTGACGGCCTTGCGGCCGACCGCGAAGGTGCTCTTCATGTCGGGCTACGCCCAGCCGGTCCTTGCCTCTCAGGGCACTCTCGATGAGGGGGTCCGCTTGATCGAGAAGCCGTTCTCGGAAGCCGAACTGCTGGGAGCCGTCCGAGAGCTGCTGATGGACGGGCCCGCCGCCTAGCGCCTCCTGGTGCCTCCACGCTCAAGGTTCGACTCGGTAAACCTTTCCTGAAGCACTATGCGGCGACGAGGATGCTGCGCACGAGAGGGACCAGGCGGGTGTGGCTCTCCTGCTTGGGGACGAAGCCGCACCCCTCGGCGCCGGCCCGTTCCTCGGTCGCCTTGTCTGCCCGCCCGGATACGACGACCACCGGCGTTCCGCCCAGCTCGGAGTCGCTCCGGAGGCGGGACACGAGTGACCAGCCGTCGCGGCCCGGCAACCCTAGGTCGAGCAGCACGAGGGCAGGCGGTACCGCCCGGGCCATCTCCCAGGCCTGCTCGACGCTGGTCGCGAAGGCCACCTCGTGGCCCATTCCCGAGAGGTACCTCTGAAGGATGGCGGCCATGACCGGGTCGTCCTCGACCACAAGCACCGGCCCTGGGCCGGAGGCTGCGCCAGGGGCAAGGGCCTGCACCTCAGGTCGGGCCAGCAGGGTTGCCACCTCGTCGGCGCTTACCGGCGAGTGGAGCAAGGCCCCCTCCCCCACGCGGGCCCCCAATCCGATCAGGGCCGTCACCTGGTCGTCACGGTCGACGCCGTCGACGATGGTGGTCAGCCCGATGTAGTCCGCCAGGGCGAACACGGCCGCCGCCACGCGTGCATTGGGCCCGCTGGGAAGGTCGTCGGTGAACGACTTGTCGATCTTCAGGTGGTCGACCGGCAACTGGGCTAGGTAGGAGAGCGACGAGTAGCCGGTGCCGAAGTTGTCAAGGGCCAAGCGCACACCCAGCGAGTGCAGTTGCTGCAGGGTCGCCATCTCCGTGGGCTCGCCGGCGACGGATGTCTCGGTGACCTCCAGCATCAGGTTGGCGGCGCCCACCCCGGTGGTGGCTAGCGCCGCCTCTACCTCAGCCACCATCGACGCGGAGCGCAGCTGGGACCTGGTTACATTCACGCTGACGTAAAGGGGCCGCCCGCCTCCGGTGGTGCGCGTCCACTCGGCCAGATCGCCCAAAGCGGTCAGGAGCAACCACCGGCCGATGGTTACGGCCTGGCCGGTCTCCTCGGCCAACGGGAACACGTCGTCCTGCCCCAGCAGACCACGCTCGGGATGGGGCCAGCGGACGTGGGCCTCCAGCCCGACGAGACGCCTGGAGGCCAGTTCCATCACGGGCTGGTACTCGACCCGCAGCCGGCCCTGGTCGATGGCCGCCTGGAGCTCGATCTCGAGGTCGAAGCGGGCGACGGCCGCCTCGTGCATAGCCGCGTCGAACACCGAGTAACCGCCCAGCGGACCGAAGGACTTCTTGGCCACGTACATGGCGACGTCGGCGTTGCGCATCAGGTTGGGAGCGCTCGAACCCGGCTCGGCCAAGGCAACCCCCACGCTGGCCGCCACCGACACTTCGCGGTCGCGGAGGGCGAGCGGCTCGCGAAGCAGGGAGTTCACCCGCCGGGCCACCGCCTCGGCCTCGCTCTGGGAGACACCGAGGAGCAGGAGGGCGAACTCGTCGCCTCCAAAGCGGGCGGCCGAGTCTCCCCGCCGGGCCACGTGGCGCAGGCGACGGGCCACCTCCACGAGCACCTCGTCCCCGGCCTCGTGGCCCCAGCTGTCGTTGATCTTCTTGAACCCGCACAAGTCGATGAAGAGCACGGCCAGCCCGGACCTGGGCCCGGCGGCCAGGGCCCGTTCCAGCCGCTCCGTGAACGCCACCCGGTTGGGCAGGCGGGTGAGGGCGTCACGCACGGCATGGTCCTCGTTGGCCTTCCAGGCCACGATGTTGGCCACGCTGGCGGCCACCACGAAGGAGGCGTGGACCACCGCCCAGCGGAGCGGGTGGTCCAGGGCCTCTTGGTGGTTGTAGACGCCGGCCGGGTCCAGCACCCCTACGACCGCGTGGTGGGCCAGGGTGAAGCCCACGGCCAAGAAGAACTGCCGCCAGTCCTGGTAGAGGGTGATGACCCCGAGGGCGACGAAGAACAGGAAGTGGGCCTCGATCAGCCCGCTCGACATGTGGACGTAGGAGGCAGCCGCCACGAACAGCCCGACGGTGGTGCAACTACTGCGCCACCGCCGGCTCGTCCCGAGACGGGCGGCCACGGCTAGGGCGGCGGCGGCCGCCGAATCGCCG
Protein-coding sequences here:
- a CDS encoding type II secretion system F family protein; its protein translation is MSLVVVLGSLAIVSSVPLALLALSSGRARERRASTNLASGLAVRRDMRAMVLARPVRDRAVVPVLKALANRSRRLTPAGVLAAMEHRLRLAGRPVTPEQFLVVKLAVSVVAVAGGVAWAAAQGTAQAFVVVPAALVAGALLPDYALARRARQRQGRIRNALPDTLDQLTICVEAGLGFDAALAKVASTGHGPLSEELRRALQDVQLGASRKEALRRLTEDTDVAELRQFAHAVSQAESYGVPIAAVLRAQSVEQRDKRSSRAEERAQKMPVKLVFPLVFCILPSLFVVVLGPALLRITRGLG
- a CDS encoding PAS domain S-box protein gives rise to the protein MSEGSQRGLGTEVLHAAPDGIFAVDLQGRCLFMNEAAAEALGYQPGELEGRDIHEVIHSRRADGSPYPAEFCPMNRAMRDRTSSRTPHEVLWRSDGTCFPVEYTTGPIWRDGRVAGAVVMFRDTTDQRLYLLSMQAQLARTAAQAALLDLTPVSIVVRDIEGRASFWNVGAERLFGWTRAEAVGQPVHALLRTELPAPLGEIHEMLVEAGQWEGELRHRSRDGRLVVAASQWSLRRDDQGQPDAVLEVSVDMTRAAAADAKFRGLLEAAPDAILGVDGEGRIALVNAQAEHLFGYSREELMGQDVEILVPEAARGVHPGHRAGYFLEPRARPMGAGMQLSARRRDGSEFPAEISLSALVTEQGVLVSAAVRDVSERIEAQAARERLKAEAERARLESQLRQSQRLESLGQLAGGVAHDFNNLLAVILSYSGFVAEELEAEVAERPESRWAAVRNDVAQIQRAAERATRLTHQLLAFGRREVVRPEVLSLNDRVAETEQMLRRTIGEHIKLRTALAPDLWSVLADPGQIDQVLVNLAVNARDAMTAGGELTIGTANVEVTDGPEGHDVSPAGAPGMPPGRYACLRVEDTGTGIPREHLDRVFEPFFTTKPKGQGTGLGLATVYGIIAQAGGHAHIASEPGRGTTVSALLPAVAAAPASGAAGPAAYAGGTGQTVLVVEDEDAIREVTRRVLARNGYRVLEAAGGAEALAIALEHGEDIDLLLTDVIMPNMLGKEVAQRVTALRPTAKVLFMSGYAQPVLASQGTLDEGVRLIEKPFSEAELLGAVRELLMDGPAA
- a CDS encoding EAL domain-containing protein — its product is MVEQGARAEDREGPARPAGGPFGARARALVSFIRSSLPRGDRLDEIVWRRRHRAITLLLWALVAFGPLYGGLRGLPWLHSVGDSAAAAALAVAARLGTSRRWRSSCTTVGLFVAAASYVHMSSGLIEAHFLFFVALGVITLYQDWRQFFLAVGFTLAHHAVVGVLDPAGVYNHQEALDHPLRWAVVHASFVVAASVANIVAWKANEDHAVRDALTRLPNRVAFTERLERALAAGPRSGLAVLFIDLCGFKKINDSWGHEAGDEVLVEVARRLRHVARRGDSAARFGGDEFALLLLGVSQSEAEAVARRVNSLLREPLALRDREVSVAASVGVALAEPGSSAPNLMRNADVAMYVAKKSFGPLGGYSVFDAAMHEAAVARFDLEIELQAAIDQGRLRVEYQPVMELASRRLVGLEAHVRWPHPERGLLGQDDVFPLAEETGQAVTIGRWLLLTALGDLAEWTRTTGGGRPLYVSVNVTRSQLRSASMVAEVEAALATTGVGAANLMLEVTETSVAGEPTEMATLQQLHSLGVRLALDNFGTGYSSLSYLAQLPVDHLKIDKSFTDDLPSGPNARVAAAVFALADYIGLTTIVDGVDRDDQVTALIGLGARVGEGALLHSPVSADEVATLLARPEVQALAPGAASGPGPVLVVEDDPVMAAILQRYLSGMGHEVAFATSVEQAWEMARAVPPALVLLDLGLPGRDGWSLVSRLRSDSELGGTPVVVVSGRADKATEERAGAEGCGFVPKQESHTRLVPLVRSILVAA